A single window of Caldimicrobium thiodismutans DNA harbors:
- a CDS encoding putative bifunctional diguanylate cyclase/phosphodiesterase, whose translation MRLHQKLLIHTLLGYFLLSLILYGFLFLFIKNYFEKSLIFRSQIEAKAIFSSLYQGMLKGFTREELDNFLRIFQTDKLKVTLEKPSEVKEIPLYKEYIITKKGDTLYIKYNITATKMCLNCHRGISEGDLFGVLVLENSLKEDLKEIHQTLLLFLLFFSLFPLLGVYFIGKLQGKKFVKPIEELKERIRRSSKFDELIENEDLLTSSKTGIYEFDGLLEITDDFLRKVKELAIDRELFKFELSLLEKFIITSEFIRDWKYYVNNLLIEVNKIVEIVSIFALFYVEEDLFDTEIFWLKNPTRSFKEDMEGMIRKIFLEKFKINNFNFIHNVVLADESYSEEAFKNFYLKTKSLILESPKIGGIVGIGLSHEKLTSTQEIAIETVLISLLNVIGSIRAINKYTKELEFYATRDPLTHLYNQRTFWELLEYEVERAKRYNYKFALLIVDLDNFKLINDTYGHSFGDEFLREFAKFLEEIKRKGDILARYGGDEFTLILPLCDLTQGVSVAERIKENLSNFKIEAPDGKPVFLTTSIGIAIFPDHGETSKDLFTLADTLMYKAKKEGKNKIVYPTAEEILSYQKEITDTILLVKEAVENKRILPYFQPIYDLKTGELFGCEVLMRIEIEDEVIPAQRFIGIAESMGFIMEMDFINMEKALSLAKETNYQGYFFFNLSPKVLIVPEFLKKIKELVKNYSFPSEKIIFELTERETVKNLTLLEKFIRNLQDYGFKFCIDDFGAGFSSFQYIKHFIIDFVKIEGDFVIGLSREALVDLAIIESIVTLCKGLNIKVIAEYVESEELASKLRDFGVEFGQGFHLGKPSPQLPLTSFKSSS comes from the coding sequence ATGAGACTTCATCAAAAACTTTTAATTCATACCCTTTTAGGGTACTTTCTTCTATCTCTAATTCTTTATGGTTTTCTTTTTTTATTTATAAAAAACTATTTTGAAAAATCTCTAATTTTCCGATCTCAAATTGAAGCCAAGGCCATTTTTTCTTCTCTATATCAGGGAATGCTCAAAGGATTTACCCGTGAAGAATTAGACAATTTTCTCAGAATTTTTCAAACTGACAAACTAAAGGTAACCCTTGAAAAACCTTCAGAAGTAAAAGAAATCCCATTATATAAGGAATATATAATTACTAAGAAAGGAGATACTCTTTATATAAAATATAATATTACTGCCACAAAGATGTGTTTAAACTGCCATAGGGGAATTTCAGAAGGCGATCTTTTTGGGGTTCTTGTGCTTGAGAATTCTCTTAAAGAGGATTTAAAAGAAATACATCAGACTCTTTTACTTTTCCTTCTTTTCTTTTCCCTATTTCCTCTGCTTGGAGTTTATTTTATAGGGAAACTTCAAGGTAAAAAGTTTGTAAAACCCATTGAAGAATTAAAGGAGAGGATAAGAAGATCTTCAAAGTTTGATGAATTAATTGAGAATGAAGATCTTTTAACAAGTTCAAAAACAGGAATTTATGAATTTGATGGGCTTTTAGAGATTACGGATGACTTCTTAAGAAAAGTGAAAGAGCTTGCTATTGATCGAGAGCTTTTTAAATTTGAACTAAGTCTTCTTGAAAAATTTATTATAACTTCTGAATTTATAAGAGATTGGAAATATTATGTTAATAATCTTCTAATTGAGGTGAATAAGATTGTTGAAATTGTTTCAATTTTTGCTCTTTTTTATGTAGAGGAAGATCTTTTTGATACTGAGATTTTCTGGTTGAAAAATCCTACACGATCTTTCAAAGAAGATATGGAAGGTATGATTAGAAAAATATTTTTAGAAAAATTCAAAATAAATAATTTTAATTTCATTCACAATGTGGTTTTAGCAGATGAGAGTTATTCTGAAGAGGCTTTCAAGAATTTTTATTTGAAAACTAAAAGTTTAATCCTTGAATCTCCAAAGATTGGGGGGATTGTTGGGATTGGGCTTTCTCATGAAAAATTAACTTCCACTCAAGAGATAGCTATTGAAACTGTTTTGATTTCCCTATTAAATGTGATTGGCTCTATAAGAGCTATAAATAAATATACTAAAGAACTTGAATTTTATGCTACTCGTGATCCATTAACTCACCTTTATAATCAGAGAACTTTCTGGGAACTGTTAGAATATGAGGTTGAAAGAGCCAAAAGATACAATTATAAATTTGCCCTTTTAATAGTAGATTTAGATAACTTTAAGTTAATTAACGATACCTATGGTCACTCCTTTGGGGATGAATTTTTAAGAGAGTTTGCTAAATTCTTGGAGGAGATAAAAAGAAAGGGCGATATCTTAGCAAGATATGGAGGAGATGAATTCACTTTGATACTTCCCTTGTGTGACCTTACACAGGGAGTATCAGTTGCTGAAAGAATTAAAGAAAACCTATCCAATTTCAAAATAGAGGCACCAGATGGTAAACCGGTTTTCCTAACTACATCAATAGGAATAGCCATTTTTCCTGATCATGGGGAGACCAGCAAAGATCTTTTTACCCTTGCAGATACTTTAATGTATAAAGCTAAAAAAGAAGGAAAAAATAAAATAGTTTATCCTACTGCTGAGGAGATTTTAAGTTATCAAAAAGAAATAACTGATACCATCCTTCTTGTAAAAGAAGCTGTTGAAAATAAAAGGATACTTCCATATTTTCAACCTATATATGACCTTAAAACCGGAGAGCTTTTTGGGTGTGAGGTATTAATGAGAATAGAAATAGAAGATGAAGTTATTCCTGCCCAAAGATTTATTGGTATTGCAGAGAGTATGGGTTTTATAATGGAGATGGATTTTATCAACATGGAAAAGGCTTTATCTTTAGCCAAGGAAACCAATTATCAGGGATATTTTTTCTTTAATTTAAGCCCTAAAGTTTTAATTGTTCCTGAATTTTTAAAGAAAATTAAAGAACTTGTGAAAAATTATTCTTTCCCCTCGGAAAAAATTATTTTTGAATTAACTGAAAGAGAAACAGTTAAAAATTTAACCCTTTTAGAAAAATTTATAAGAAATCTTCAGGATTATGGGTTTAAATTCTGTATCGATGATTTTGGAGCAGGCTTTTCCTCTTTTCAATATATTAAGCATTTTATAATTGATTTTGTTAAGATAGAAGGAGATTTTGTAATAGGACTTAGCAGAGAAGCTCTTGTTGATCTTGCTATTATAGAAAGTATAGTTACCCTTTGTAAAGGATTGAATATAAAAGTCATTGCTGAATATGTAGAGAGTGAGGAGCTTGCTAGTAAATTAAGGGACTTTGGAGTTGAGTTTGGTCAGGGTTTTCACCTTGGGAAACCTTCTCCACAATTACCCCTTACCTCTTTCAAATCCTCTTCATAG
- a CDS encoding 2,3-bisphosphoglycerate-independent phosphoglycerate mutase, whose amino-acid sequence MEGLKKLIKNDAQSKIILIVLDGVGDLPVKDSKTPLELAKTPNLDNLASRSATGLHIPVDYGITPGSGPGHLGIFGYEPLKYEIGRGILEAVGVGLEVKDTDVAIRGNFATVKYENGLPIVIDRRAGRIPTEENKRLIKYLSENIKKIDEAEVILCSGKEHRFSLILRFPYKLSHFFEKINDTDPQSTEKPPLLPTGENPEAEKVALIARKFIEEAAKLLKNEPKANYVLLRGFSVKPALEPFPEKFGLKSACIAVYPMYKGLARLVGMDLITFEGESIDAEVKTLKEAWQDYDFFFVHIKKTDSYGEDGNYEGKISVIEEFDRHFLEIVSLNFNVLAITGDHSTPCIMKSHSWHPVPVLINSPYCLGGLSLRLTERECLKGELGIFPSFKLMQLLLAHAGRLTKYGA is encoded by the coding sequence ATGGAAGGTCTGAAAAAATTGATAAAGAACGATGCCCAATCTAAAATTATTTTAATTGTTCTTGATGGGGTAGGGGACTTACCTGTAAAAGATAGCAAAACCCCTTTAGAGCTTGCCAAAACCCCTAACTTAGACAACCTTGCATCCAGGTCAGCAACCGGTCTTCACATCCCTGTTGATTATGGAATAACTCCAGGTTCTGGCCCTGGGCATTTAGGTATTTTTGGATACGAGCCATTAAAATATGAAATTGGAAGGGGCATCCTTGAGGCAGTTGGAGTAGGGCTTGAAGTTAAAGATACAGATGTGGCTATCCGGGGCAACTTTGCTACAGTCAAATATGAAAATGGTCTTCCAATTGTAATTGACAGACGGGCTGGTAGAATACCCACAGAAGAAAACAAAAGATTAATTAAATATTTATCTGAAAATATTAAAAAGATTGATGAAGCCGAGGTCATTTTATGTTCAGGTAAAGAACATCGTTTTTCCCTTATTCTAAGATTTCCCTATAAGCTTTCTCATTTTTTTGAAAAAATAAATGATACAGATCCCCAGAGCACAGAAAAGCCTCCCTTACTTCCAACTGGTGAAAATCCAGAGGCCGAAAAGGTTGCACTAATTGCCAGAAAATTTATTGAAGAGGCTGCCAAATTGCTGAAAAATGAACCAAAGGCAAATTATGTTTTGTTGCGTGGATTTTCAGTAAAGCCTGCCCTGGAACCCTTTCCAGAAAAGTTCGGTCTGAAAAGCGCCTGTATTGCAGTTTATCCAATGTATAAGGGGCTTGCAAGGCTTGTAGGAATGGATTTAATTACTTTTGAGGGTGAATCCATTGATGCAGAGGTAAAAACTCTTAAAGAGGCCTGGCAGGATTACGATTTTTTCTTTGTTCACATTAAAAAAACTGATTCCTATGGGGAAGATGGAAATTATGAAGGAAAAATTTCGGTAATTGAAGAATTTGATAGGCATTTTTTAGAAATAGTCTCATTAAATTTTAATGTTTTGGCAATTACAGGAGATCACTCAACACCTTGTATAATGAAGTCTCACTCCTGGCATCCCGTGCCAGTGCTTATAAACTCTCCTTATTGCCTTGGTGGTTTATCCCTGAGATTAACAGAGAGGGAGTGTTTAAAGGGGGAACTTGGGATCTTTCCGAGTTTCAAGCTTATGCAATTGTTACTTGCTCATGCAGGCCGTCTTACAAAATATGGTGCTTAA
- a CDS encoding RDD family protein, translating to MPTCPSCKMETAAGRWCSVCHRNLQNPELGRLVSPAKRLGAFVLDIVLFFVLMLILRLFFSPIIKKESDIVFLSFLVLLMVELLFFSRGTTLGKMVLGMRVVKTDGRRAGFFTMLFRELIGKSISGFFFSLGFLWILLDRERQGWHDKLASTYVVER from the coding sequence ATGCCAACATGCCCATCTTGCAAGATGGAAACAGCAGCTGGACGATGGTGTTCAGTTTGTCATAGGAACTTGCAAAATCCTGAACTTGGAAGGCTTGTCTCGCCAGCGAAGCGCCTTGGAGCTTTCGTCTTGGACATCGTGCTGTTCTTCGTGTTGATGTTAATACTTAGATTGTTTTTCTCGCCCATTATTAAAAAAGAATCAGATATTGTTTTTTTATCTTTTTTGGTGCTGCTTATGGTCGAGCTGTTGTTTTTTTCGCGGGGGACCACACTCGGAAAGATGGTGTTAGGAATGAGGGTAGTCAAAACGGATGGGAGGCGCGCAGGCTTCTTTACCATGCTCTTCAGAGAATTGATCGGGAAGTCCATCAGCGGATTTTTCTTTTCCTTAGGGTTCTTGTGGATCTTACTTGATCGGGAGCGACAGGGCTGGCACGACAAGCTGGCGAGCACATATGTGGTTGAGCGCTGA